In Papaver somniferum cultivar HN1 chromosome 1, ASM357369v1, whole genome shotgun sequence, a genomic segment contains:
- the LOC113285673 gene encoding kinesin-like protein KIN-8B gives MPSIRAPASKQATTLSVIVKCRPLTKRELQRNRNIVRVTNNKEVLVLDPDLSKDYLDRMQNRTKEKKYMFDYAFGPNSKNLDVYETSIASTIAGVIHGLNATVFAYGSTGSGKTYTMVGARNDPGLMVLSLNTIFDLIKQDKSSDDFEVNCSYLEVYNEVIYDLLEKSSGHLELREDPEQGIVVAGLRSIKVHSADRILELLNLGNSRRKTESTEANATSSRSHAVLEITVRRKHKNQYQNQVIRGKLALVDLAGSERASETNSGGQKLRDGANINRSLLALANCINALGKQHKKGLAYVPYRNSKLTRILKDGLSGNSQTVMIATVSPANSQYHHTVNTLKYADRAKEIKTHIQKNIGTVDTHVSDYQRMIDNLQIEVCRLRKELADKETQLSVKPAERTVDDEPSWLNVLSHQTSENVQDRINLQKALFELEETNLRNRIELQHLDDSIAKERVIRKDGAVVQALRLRRQNILDNIRDNDDTGANYQREIVANENHRRKLQDMIEEAISNNGNRTYLHILSQYRILGMANTELQFEMAMRDQVINNQREAQRNLWNLIMGLGIDQKKIVETASKQGITIEDWAASHHGPASPAPSYGRLPPLWTGIGQSYSSSSPVLQHQQDGCRSWGTCESDAARTVHREEHHSSYVLLSHDHSPSAYLGMSSSTEHWVSSGRPNPQHCAPDMPSYQERRVQSSPIEGCIPTLSLPPEFVRNEGTCDTNRWQLAEHPQIRQNTGHSPCKEIMTRHTGLARPLFLNNPTELSGTPSSSPHVLHGIAPPNCQPTPHLLPSYTAGRPVPFITATSPELRGHRSRFV, from the exons ATGCCAAGCATTAGAGCTCCAGCTTCGAAACAAGCCACGACCCTCTCG GTTATTGTAAAATGTAGACCGTTAACTAAGAGAGAATTGCAAAGGAACAGAAATATTGTGAGAGTGACTAATAATAAG GAGGTTCTTGTCTTGGATCCTGACTTGTCCAAGGACTACCTTGATCGTATGCAAAACCGAACTAAAGAGAAAAAATATATGTTCGACTATGCATTTGGTCCCAATTCCAAAAACTTG GATGTTTATGAGACAAGTATAGCCTCTACAATTGCCGGAGTTATTCATGGTCTTAATGCTACTGTTTTTGCATATGGGTCAACTGGAAG TGGTAAAACTTACACAATGGTTGGCGCAAGGAATGATCCCGGGCTTATGGTTCTTAGCTTGAACACAATATTTGATCTGATAAAACAGGACAAAAGTTCTGATGACTTTGAAGTCAATTGTTCTTACCTGGAAGTCTACAACGAA GTTATCTATGATTTGCTTGAAAAATCATCTGGGCATTTGGAGCTTAGAGAGGATCCTGAACAAGGAATAGTTGTTGCTGGACTTAGAAGTATCAAG GTGCATTCAGCTGATAGGATTCTGGAGCTCCTTAATTTGGGTAACAGTAGGCGAAAAACAGAAAGTACTGAAGCAAATGCTACATCTTCACG CTCACATGCTGTTCTGGAGATTACTGTAAGAAGGAAGCATAAAAATCAATATCAGAACCAAGTTATCCGTGGTAAACTTGCGCTAGTTGATCTTGCTGGAAG TGAAAGGGCTTCTGAAACAAATAGTGGAGGGCAAAAGCTAAGAGATGGAGCCAATATTAACCGCTCACTTCTTGCTCTAGCAAACTGTATTAATGCTCTTGGAAAACAGCATAAGAAGGGTCTTGCGTATGTTCCTTATCGTAATAG CAAATTGACGAGGATCCTTAAAGATGGCCTGAGTGGTAATTCTCAAACTGTTATGATTGCTACAGTGTCACCTGCTAACAGTCAGTATCATCACACTGTTAATACCCTGAAGTATGCTGACCGAGCAAAAGAGATCAAAACACACATCCAG AAAAACATTGGTACAGTGGATACACATGTTTCAGACTACCAACGAATGATCGATAATCTTCAG ATTGAAGTATGTCGGCTGAGAAAGGAACTAGCAGATAAGGAGACACAACTAAGTGTCAAACCTGCTGAAAGGACAGTGGACGATGAACCATCTTGGCTGAATGTGTTAAGCCATCAAACCAGTGAAAATGTTCAGGATCGAATAAACCTACAAAAGGCTTTGTTTGAACTCGAAGAAACTAATCTTCGTAATCGCATCGAGCTCCAACATTTAGATGATTCTATTGCAAAGGAACGG GTTATACGGAAGGATGGAGCAGTTGTACAGGCCTTAAGACTAAGAAGACAGAACATTCTAGATAACATTCGGGATAATGATGATACTGGTGCAAATTACCAAAGG GAAATAGTGGCAAATGAGAACCACCGACGGAAACTCCAAGACATGATTGAGGAAGCCATTAGCAACAATGGCAACAGAACCTACTTGCATATTCTCAGTCAGTACAGGATCTTG GGGATGGCTAATACTGAGCTCCAGTTTGAAATGGCAATGCGTGATCAAGTCATTAACAACCAAAGGGAAGCACAAAGGAACCTGTGGAACTTGATTATGGGGTTAGGTATAGACCAGAAAAAGATAGTGGAAACTGCGTCCAAGCAAGGAATAACAATCGAAGACTGGGCAGCATCACATCATGGGCCAGCCAGTCCTGCCCCATCTTATGGGAGATTACCACCTCTCTGGACTGGCATTGGACAATCGTACTCTTCAAGCTCtcctgttttgcaacaccaacaaGATGGTTGTAGGTCGTGGGGGACGTGTGAGTCAGATGCTGCTCGTACCGTTCATAGGGAGGAGCACCACAGCTCCTACGTTTTACTATCTCATGACCATTCTCCATCAGCATATTTGGGGATGAGTAGTAGTACTGAGCATTGGGTGAGTAGTGGCAGACCAAATCCACAACATTGCGCCCCTGATATGCCTTCATACCAGGAGAGGAGAGTTCAATCTTCACCAATTGAAGGTTGTATACCCACTTTGTCACTACCCCCGGAATTTGTCCGTAATGAG GGCACATGCGATACAAATAGATGGCAGCTGGCAGAACATCCTCAAATCAGACAAAATACCGGGCACAGTCCATGCAAAGAGATAATGACACGCCATACTGGATTGGCCCGACCCTTATTTTTAAATAATCCAACAGAGCTCTCTGGCACACCCAGCAGCTCCCCTCATGTTCTCCATGGTATTGCTCCCCCCAATTGTCAACCTACGCCACACCTGCTTCCCTCTTATACTGCTGGCAGACCAGTTCCTTTTATTACTGCCACGAGTCCTGAATTGAGGGGCCATCGATCCAGATTTGTGTAG